From Streptomyces sp. NBC_01754, a single genomic window includes:
- a CDS encoding helix-turn-helix transcriptional regulator: protein MTAHRPLVEQVRGQLRQTGAVAVVGPSGFGKSAVVDAVCTAWRADGDPAVRLSSAPGDAHLAYVPLVDLFTACPADVRGELSDLQRSTVDWVLRRVTGPEPDPATLRVTVLACLQAWGRGARLLLAVDDVHWWGPGSLDVLGFAARRSRGSVSLLAALRPDGPPPHDVLGGGTVEIAVPALGPRETAAVARSRGIPLRTAGRVHAATGGNPRLVSDIAAGLARAGAPAGVLDARSPAPYARKTLHAWLADLAEPAHHVLLLAALAADPSLDVVRRAAGPPADPALTAAEAAGLVRMAEGTVAFPAPVVREAVVAEAEEGAVRRAHHALAEASTEPADQVWHEASALAPAGIPARLLPALADAAEAARERGDHVRATEFGLLVVDRADGSGSGPLVAAAQDAATAGRFDLACGALDRLNRTGAGSAACARIRLAVVDAAGRGAGSLEETAARALAEATSAEEPVLISAAYLGLARCARIGRGYRAGTLAHARDAVEWADRADDPASRAAALALTAEIEQARGDAPDHAATLRRALAAGAAAGGRAVGEPGRVAVEFALAEDRRDEAERLLSELRPAVGQADRPADLLLLLGTAVQVHARGGDGRTAREEARRLLALARDLGTSPGPPWYAAATAELAGGTLEQALAFAELGLTASEEESDAVFSAHCLHLSGMTRLLLRDSGGALADLLRVRDLARDLAVGDPAVIRYDADLAEALAATGDVETATRTVVGARRRAEHLERRGVLASLDRAEALCRTAAGEFEAAEHLLVRARDSFEELGYPLERGRVLLAHSSVEQRRRRPARARELRAAAGAVFHQAGAPLWEPAGPGRAVAPDWLAGLTDAEKRIVELVTEGHGNRDIAAALYVSVKTVEAVLTRIYRKLGVRSRVQLVALGHQGRQSPGR, encoded by the coding sequence ATGACGGCGCACCGCCCGCTGGTCGAGCAGGTGCGCGGACAACTGCGGCAGACCGGCGCGGTGGCGGTGGTCGGGCCCTCCGGGTTCGGCAAGTCCGCCGTCGTGGACGCCGTCTGCACGGCCTGGCGGGCGGACGGGGACCCAGCGGTCCGGCTCAGCTCGGCCCCCGGCGACGCGCACCTCGCCTATGTGCCCCTGGTGGACCTGTTCACCGCCTGCCCGGCCGACGTACGCGGCGAACTCTCCGACCTCCAGCGCTCGACGGTCGACTGGGTGCTCCGCCGTGTCACCGGGCCCGAGCCCGACCCCGCGACCCTCCGCGTCACCGTCCTGGCCTGTTTGCAGGCGTGGGGGCGCGGCGCCCGGTTGCTGCTGGCCGTCGACGACGTGCACTGGTGGGGGCCCGGCAGCCTGGACGTCCTCGGATTCGCGGCGCGGCGCAGCCGCGGCAGCGTGTCGCTGCTCGCCGCGCTGCGCCCCGACGGCCCACCGCCGCACGACGTCCTCGGCGGCGGCACGGTCGAGATCGCGGTCCCCGCGCTCGGGCCCCGGGAGACGGCGGCCGTCGCGCGGTCCCGTGGAATCCCGCTGCGGACCGCCGGCCGTGTCCACGCCGCGACGGGCGGCAATCCGCGCCTGGTCTCGGACATCGCCGCCGGACTGGCCCGTGCCGGGGCGCCCGCCGGAGTACTGGACGCCCGGTCGCCGGCCCCGTACGCGCGCAAGACCCTGCACGCCTGGCTCGCCGACCTGGCCGAACCGGCGCACCACGTACTGCTGTTGGCGGCGCTCGCGGCCGATCCGTCGCTCGACGTCGTCCGCCGCGCCGCCGGGCCGCCCGCCGACCCGGCCCTGACCGCGGCCGAGGCCGCCGGGCTGGTCCGGATGGCCGAGGGGACGGTGGCCTTCCCGGCACCGGTCGTACGGGAGGCCGTCGTCGCCGAGGCCGAGGAGGGGGCGGTGCGCCGCGCCCATCACGCCCTGGCCGAGGCCTCGACCGAGCCCGCCGACCAGGTCTGGCACGAGGCGTCCGCCCTGGCCCCGGCCGGGATCCCCGCCCGGCTGCTCCCCGCGCTGGCCGATGCCGCCGAGGCGGCGCGGGAGCGCGGCGACCACGTCCGGGCCACCGAGTTCGGCTTACTCGTGGTCGACCGCGCCGACGGCTCCGGGTCCGGACCGCTGGTCGCGGCGGCCCAGGACGCGGCGACGGCCGGGCGCTTCGACCTGGCCTGCGGGGCGCTGGACCGGCTGAACCGGACCGGGGCCGGATCCGCCGCCTGCGCCCGGATCCGGCTCGCCGTCGTCGACGCGGCCGGGCGGGGCGCCGGGTCGCTGGAGGAGACGGCGGCGCGGGCGCTGGCCGAGGCCACGTCCGCCGAGGAGCCGGTGCTGATCTCGGCGGCGTATCTGGGTCTCGCCCGGTGCGCGCGGATCGGCCGGGGTTATCGCGCCGGGACCCTGGCGCACGCCCGTGACGCCGTGGAGTGGGCGGACCGGGCCGACGACCCGGCGTCACGCGCCGCCGCCCTGGCCCTGACCGCCGAGATCGAGCAGGCCCGGGGGGACGCGCCGGACCATGCCGCGACTCTCCGCCGCGCCCTGGCGGCGGGCGCGGCGGCGGGAGGCCGGGCCGTCGGCGAACCGGGGCGCGTCGCTGTCGAGTTCGCTCTGGCGGAGGACCGGCGGGACGAGGCCGAGCGGCTACTGAGCGAGCTGCGCCCGGCGGTGGGACAGGCCGACCGCCCCGCCGATCTGCTCCTGCTGCTGGGCACCGCGGTTCAGGTCCACGCGCGCGGCGGCGACGGCCGGACCGCCCGCGAGGAGGCCCGTCGGCTGCTGGCCCTCGCCCGCGACCTGGGCACGTCACCCGGCCCTCCCTGGTACGCGGCGGCGACCGCCGAACTCGCGGGCGGCACCCTGGAGCAGGCGCTCGCGTTCGCGGAACTCGGCCTGACGGCGTCGGAGGAGGAGTCGGACGCGGTCTTCTCCGCGCACTGCCTGCATCTCTCCGGCATGACACGGCTGCTGCTGCGGGACTCCGGCGGAGCACTGGCGGACCTGTTGAGAGTCCGGGATCTGGCCCGGGACCTGGCCGTCGGGGACCCGGCGGTGATCCGTTACGACGCCGACCTCGCCGAGGCCCTGGCCGCCACCGGGGACGTGGAGACGGCGACGCGGACCGTCGTCGGTGCCCGGCGCCGGGCGGAGCATCTGGAGCGGCGCGGTGTGCTGGCCTCGCTCGACCGTGCCGAGGCGCTGTGCCGCACGGCGGCCGGTGAGTTCGAGGCGGCCGAGCATCTGCTCGTCCGCGCCAGGGACTCCTTCGAGGAGCTGGGATATCCGCTGGAGCGCGGCCGGGTGCTGCTGGCCCACTCGTCCGTCGAGCAACGGCGCAGACGCCCGGCCCGGGCCAGGGAACTGCGGGCGGCGGCCGGGGCGGTCTTCCACCAGGCGGGCGCACCGCTGTGGGAGCCGGCCGGGCCGGGGCGGGCCGTGGCACCGGACTGGCTCGCGGGTCTGACCGATGCGGAGAAACGTATCGTCGAACTGGTCACCGAAGGGCACGGCAACCGGGACATCGCGGCCGCCCTGTATGTCAGCGTCAAGACCGTGGAGGCGGTGCTGACCCGGATCTACCGCAAGCTCGGGGTGCGGTCGCGGGTCCAGCTCGTGGCCCTCGGCCACCAGGGCAGGCAGTCACCGGGCCGGTGA
- a CDS encoding aminopeptidase P family protein, with amino-acid sequence MTEQISESQKRKNGLNQKANDELAEHMKRGWADTERRDLEPLAQAEHTARRRAGLSARFPGELLVIPAGNPKVRANDTDFPFRPSSDHVYLTGNQSQDAVLVLEPEADGSHRAVAYLRPRSDRENGEFWLDYHGELWDGRRNSLTENERLLGLPCRDIRTLTERLGEATGPIRLLRGYDAGVEAALRDKVTAERDEEFRVVLSEMRLVKDEFEIAELRFACEATARGFEDVVRVLGTDEPTPERAIEGTFFMRARIEGNDIGYASVCAAGPHATTLHWVRNDGEARPGDLLLLDAGVETRTLYTADVTRTLPVDGRFTPVQRTVYDAVYAAQEAGMAAVKPGAGYRDFHHAAQRVLAEHLVAWGLLGDRSVDEVYELGLHRRWTLAGTGHMIGLDVHDCARARNELYVDGTLEPGMVLTVEPGMYFQADDLTVPEELRGIGVRIEDDILVTESGNENLSAGLPRTADDVEAWMTRLRG; translated from the coding sequence GTGACCGAGCAGATATCCGAGAGCCAGAAGCGGAAGAACGGCCTGAACCAGAAGGCGAACGACGAGCTGGCCGAGCACATGAAGCGGGGCTGGGCCGACACCGAGCGGCGCGACCTCGAACCCCTCGCGCAGGCCGAGCACACCGCGCGCCGCCGGGCCGGACTCTCCGCGCGCTTCCCCGGCGAGCTGCTGGTGATCCCCGCCGGGAACCCGAAGGTCCGCGCCAACGACACGGACTTCCCCTTCCGGCCTTCCTCGGACCACGTCTACCTGACGGGCAATCAGTCGCAGGACGCCGTACTGGTCCTGGAGCCCGAGGCGGACGGTTCCCATCGGGCGGTCGCCTATCTGCGGCCCCGGTCCGACCGGGAGAACGGCGAGTTCTGGCTCGACTACCACGGTGAGCTGTGGGACGGCCGTCGCAACAGCCTCACCGAGAACGAGCGGCTTCTGGGCCTGCCCTGCCGTGACATCCGCACGCTGACCGAGCGGCTCGGCGAGGCCACCGGCCCGATCCGGCTGCTGCGCGGTTACGACGCCGGCGTCGAGGCCGCCCTGAGGGACAAGGTGACCGCGGAGCGCGACGAGGAGTTCCGTGTCGTGCTCTCCGAGATGCGCCTGGTCAAGGACGAGTTCGAGATCGCGGAACTGCGCTTCGCCTGCGAGGCCACCGCCCGCGGCTTCGAGGACGTCGTCCGCGTGCTCGGCACGGACGAACCGACCCCCGAGCGCGCCATCGAGGGCACGTTCTTCATGCGCGCGCGCATCGAGGGCAACGACATCGGCTACGCGTCGGTCTGCGCCGCCGGACCGCACGCCACCACCCTGCACTGGGTCAGGAACGACGGCGAGGCCCGCCCCGGCGACCTGCTGCTGCTCGACGCCGGGGTGGAGACCCGAACCCTCTACACCGCTGACGTCACCCGTACCCTGCCCGTCGACGGACGCTTCACCCCGGTCCAGCGCACGGTCTACGACGCGGTGTACGCGGCGCAGGAGGCCGGTATGGCCGCGGTCAAACCCGGCGCCGGATACCGGGACTTCCACCACGCCGCCCAGCGGGTCCTGGCCGAGCACCTGGTCGCCTGGGGCCTGCTCGGCGACCGGTCGGTGGACGAGGTGTACGAACTCGGACTGCACCGGCGCTGGACCCTGGCCGGCACCGGCCACATGATCGGCCTGGACGTCCACGACTGCGCCAGGGCCCGTAACGAGCTGTACGTGGACGGGACGCTGGAACCCGGCATGGTCCTCACCGTCGAGCCGGGCATGTACTTCCAGGCCGACGACCTGACGGTCCCCGAGGAACTGCGCGGCATCGGCGTCCGGATCGAGGACGACATCCTGGTCACCGAGAGCGGCAACGAGAACCTGTCGGCCGGCCTGCCCCGGACGGCGGACGACGTCGAGGCATGGATGACCCGGCTGCGGGGCTGA
- a CDS encoding aminopeptidase P family protein, protein MERLDGSRGAGSHDRRMPAASAESFQHGWANTDMKLPPVSGAAYAAVRRAAVSERFPGERIVIPSGGLKVRSNDFDYTFRPHSAFIHLTAEQGTQAVPDSVLVLEPDGTGHSVTLFTRPRSPRDGGPNGAEFHSDRRHGEFWVGRRRTLSETSDALGVQVAARDSLERALAGNVPTRVVRGEDPLVDALVAPAHQADAELLTFLSELRLIKDEWEIEQMRAAVGHTVAGFHDVVGELPHATSLARGERWIEGTFNRRARLDGYGLGFETIAAAGAHACVLHWMRNDGPVRDGDLLLLDAGVEADSFYTGDVTRTLPVGGRFTDVQRRVYDLVFAAQSAGIAALRPGARFGDFHDAAMRTVAEGLDGWGLRPGGDAATTPGSGLYRRYTVCGSGHMLGLDCHDCAGARSENYIDGVLTPGQVLTVEPGLYFQPDDLTVPEELRGIGVRIEDDFLITADGPVCLSSGLPRAADDVEAWMASL, encoded by the coding sequence ATGGAACGGCTGGACGGCTCGCGCGGTGCCGGGAGTCACGATCGTCGGATGCCGGCCGCGTCGGCCGAGTCCTTTCAGCACGGGTGGGCGAACACGGACATGAAACTGCCGCCCGTGTCCGGGGCGGCGTACGCGGCCGTGCGGCGCGCGGCGGTGTCCGAACGGTTCCCCGGTGAACGGATCGTCATCCCGTCGGGCGGGCTCAAGGTCCGGAGCAACGACTTCGACTACACGTTCCGGCCGCACTCCGCGTTCATCCACCTCACCGCCGAGCAGGGGACACAGGCGGTGCCCGACAGCGTCCTCGTCCTCGAACCCGACGGGACCGGGCACTCGGTCACCCTGTTCACCCGGCCCCGGTCGCCGCGCGACGGCGGACCGAACGGCGCGGAGTTCCACAGCGACCGGCGGCACGGCGAGTTCTGGGTGGGCCGGCGCCGGACGCTCTCGGAGACCTCCGACGCCCTCGGCGTCCAGGTCGCCGCACGCGACAGCCTGGAACGGGCCCTCGCCGGGAACGTACCGACCCGGGTGGTGCGCGGCGAGGACCCGCTCGTCGACGCCCTGGTAGCGCCCGCCCACCAGGCCGACGCCGAACTCCTCACCTTCCTGTCGGAGCTGCGGCTGATCAAGGACGAGTGGGAGATCGAGCAGATGCGCGCGGCCGTGGGACACACGGTCGCCGGATTCCACGACGTCGTCGGCGAGCTGCCCCACGCCACGAGCCTCGCGCGCGGCGAGCGCTGGATCGAGGGCACCTTCAACCGCCGTGCCCGGCTGGACGGTTACGGCCTCGGCTTCGAGACCATCGCGGCGGCCGGCGCCCACGCGTGCGTCCTGCACTGGATGCGCAACGACGGCCCGGTGCGGGACGGGGACCTGCTCCTGCTGGACGCCGGAGTCGAGGCCGACTCCTTCTACACCGGCGACGTCACCCGGACGCTGCCGGTCGGCGGTCGCTTCACCGACGTACAGCGCCGGGTCTACGACCTGGTCTTCGCCGCACAGTCGGCGGGCATCGCCGCGTTGCGGCCCGGCGCCCGGTTCGGCGACTTCCACGACGCCGCGATGCGTACCGTCGCCGAAGGACTCGACGGCTGGGGACTGCGGCCCGGCGGCGACGCGGCCACGACGCCCGGCTCCGGCCTGTACCGCCGGTACACGGTCTGCGGCTCGGGCCACATGCTCGGCCTGGACTGCCACGACTGCGCGGGCGCCCGCAGCGAGAACTACATCGACGGCGTACTCACGCCCGGCCAGGTCCTCACCGTGGAACCCGGCCTGTACTTCCAGCCCGACGACCTGACGGTCCCCGAGGAACTGCGCGGCATCGGCGTCCGGATCGAGGACGACTTCCTCATCACGGCCGACGGCCCGGTCTGCCTGTCGTCGGGACTGCCGCGCGCCGCGGACGACGTCGAGGCCTGGATGGCCTCGTTGTGA
- a CDS encoding MFS transporter, which translates to MTSASAVHRPSTGAHGPGVFWRYWCASAVSRSGDAVNAVALPLVATELLDATALEISFVTAAGYAAWLLIGLPAGVIVQRLPLRSTQVAMDVLRAVAVLSVPVAAALDVLGVGLLVVVALVTGMAGVVFDVGSSTFLTTIVRKEELTSRNSLTSASNAATELGGPSVGGVLVQLFGPAVTLLVDVVSYLMSAVLLAGLPRAGAGTFRRSDLSTVALIRDGWRFVARHEIIRPCVTAATLANFSYGAVVALTPVFLVRTLGVSVGLVGLLMATGGVGTLLGATLTPRIARRIGSARAALYATVFLTLSLFLLPMAGSGWPPAVFALGNAGFFCGVVVFGILTRTHRQSVVPLDLLPRVVATVRFVSWGAIPVGALSAGLGAEVLGTRGALWLCCVVGLATPSLLLASPVRRVRELA; encoded by the coding sequence ATGACCAGCGCGTCCGCCGTCCACCGGCCCTCGACGGGCGCGCACGGCCCCGGGGTGTTCTGGCGCTACTGGTGCGCGTCGGCTGTGAGCAGATCCGGTGACGCGGTCAACGCGGTCGCGCTCCCCCTGGTGGCGACGGAACTGCTGGACGCGACCGCCCTGGAGATCAGTTTCGTCACGGCCGCCGGTTACGCGGCCTGGCTCCTCATCGGACTGCCCGCCGGGGTGATCGTGCAGCGGTTGCCGCTCCGGAGCACCCAGGTGGCCATGGACGTGCTGCGGGCCGTGGCCGTGCTCTCGGTGCCGGTCGCCGCCGCGCTCGACGTGCTCGGCGTGGGTCTCCTCGTGGTGGTCGCCCTGGTGACCGGTATGGCCGGTGTCGTCTTCGACGTCGGCAGTTCGACCTTCCTGACGACGATCGTCAGGAAGGAGGAGCTGACCTCGCGCAACAGTCTGACCTCGGCGTCCAACGCGGCGACCGAACTCGGCGGCCCGTCCGTCGGCGGCGTCCTGGTGCAGCTCTTCGGCCCGGCGGTCACGCTGCTGGTCGATGTCGTCAGCTACCTGATGTCGGCGGTCCTGCTCGCCGGTCTTCCCCGGGCCGGCGCCGGGACGTTCCGCCGCAGCGATCTCTCCACCGTCGCACTGATCAGGGACGGCTGGCGGTTCGTCGCCCGGCACGAGATCATCAGGCCCTGTGTGACGGCGGCGACGCTGGCCAACTTCTCGTACGGCGCGGTGGTCGCGCTCACTCCCGTCTTCCTGGTGCGCACCCTGGGTGTCTCCGTCGGCCTGGTCGGTCTGCTGATGGCGACCGGGGGTGTCGGCACCCTCCTCGGTGCCACGCTCACCCCGCGTATCGCCAGACGGATCGGCAGCGCCCGCGCGGCGCTGTACGCGACCGTGTTCCTGACGCTCTCGCTGTTCCTGCTTCCGATGGCCGGGTCAGGATGGCCGCCGGCCGTGTTCGCCCTCGGAAACGCCGGGTTCTTCTGCGGCGTCGTCGTGTTCGGCATCCTGACCCGTACGCACCGTCAGTCCGTCGTGCCACTGGACCTGCTGCCGCGCGTGGTGGCCACCGTCCGCTTCGTCTCCTGGGGAGCCATCCCCGTCGGCGCCCTCTCGGCGGGCCTGGGCGCCGAGGTCCTCGGCACCCGTGGCGCGCTCTGGCTGTGCTGTGTCGTCGGGCTCGCGACTCCGTCGCTGCTGCTCGCGAGCCCGGTGCGCCGCGTCCGCGAACTGGCGTAG